The genomic window GATGGGGCGCGCCACTTCGTGCTCGCGAACGGCGTGGCGCCCTACCCGACCGCGTCGCTCATCACGCCGCGCGCGCTCGAGAAGTGGAAGGCGGGCACGGTCGAGGGCAAGCACGGCACGGTGGGCGCGGTCGCGGTCGACGCGCAGGGCCACGTCGCGGCGGCCACGTCGACCGGCGGAATCTTGCGCAAGCTGCCCGGGCGCATCGGCGACTCGCCCATCGTGGGCGCCGGCACCTTCGCCGACGACGCGCGCGCGGCTGCTTCGGCCACGGGAACCGGCGAGCCGATCTTGCGCCTCGGGCTCACGCGGACGGCGGCAGATCTGTCGCAGCGCATGTCGGCGCAGGAGGCGGTCGACGAAGCGCTGGTCGAGCTGCGCGAGCGCACCGGCGGCGAGGCCGGACTGATCCTGGTGAACGCGCGCGGCGAGCTGGGCATCTCGCGGACCACCAAGCGCATGAGCTGGGCGCACCTCGACATCGACGGCCGCGGCGACGCGCGCTGCGAATAGAATCCGCTCGTGCCCGCGAACCGGAAAAAGCTCGTGGCCGGCCTGGTGCTGCTGCTCGCCGTGGCGTTCGTGGCTGCGTGGGTGTTCCGGAAGCCCGCGGCCTCGGAGCAGGACGAGCGCGACGCCGACGCGGCTCTGCAAAAGCTCGATCCGCACAGCGCGCGGCAGTCGCTGGCCCAGCGCTGCAAGCTGCCTCCGCGTCCCGACGATGGCGTGGCCATGCGCGCCTGCGCCGCCTTGCACGACCTCTCAATCCTCGAGGGCAAGCCCCTCGACGGCGCTGCGCGCCTGAGCGAGCTGGCGCACGTCGAGCCGTCGCCGGGTGCTCGGCCGGTGCTCGAGGACGTGCAGGTGCTGCGCGTGGAGCTGCTCCTCGAGGCCGGTCACTCGCGCGAGGCTGCGCACGAGGCGCAGGCCTGGGCCGAGGCGCACGGCGACGATGAGACCGTGGGCGCCGTGCGGCTCTGGGTGGCGGCGATGCACGCGCAGCGCGCGATTGGCTACGAGCAGCAGGCCGGCGACGACGCGCGACGCGCGATCCACCTGGCGTCGAAGGTCACGCACTAGCGACGCTTGCCGCCGCCTCGTCCGCCGCCGTGTCGACCCCCGCCGTCGCGCGGACCGGAGCGTCCACCGTCGCGCGAGCCGTGACGACCGCCGCTGTCACGCGAGCCGGGTCGGCCGCCGTCGCGCGAGCCGGGTCCGCGCTCGCTCCGCTCGTTGCGATCGCTTCGGCCGAACGACTTGCCGCGCGGTGCACCGAAGCTGGGTCCGGGTCGCGAGGACCCACCCTTGAGCCGCTCAACGGCTTCCCACAAGGTCGCCGGCCGCTTTCCGTCGCGCACCAGCGCGCCCTTCTCCACCAGCGAGAGGTCGGTCTGGCGGCGCTCGAGGTTCACCGAGCGGATCTGCACTTCCACGCGATCGCCCACCGTGAACGCGCGACCGTTGGGGAACGAGAGCGTCTGCGTGGCCAGGTCGAGCTCGCCTTCGCCGCCGAGATCCTCGCTCTTGAGCAGGCCTTCGACGAACAGGCCCTCGAGCTCCACGAACAGGCCGAACTCGGCGACCGACGCGATGATGCCCGGGTAGCGCTGGCCAATGCGGTCCTTCAAGAACAAGCAGCCGAAGTACGCGTCGACCTCGCGCTCGGCCTTCATCGCCGCGCGCTCGCGCTCGCTGCATCGCCGCGCGATGGCCGAGAGCTTCGCCGTGTGCGCCTCGAGGTGCTTGACCTTGCCGTGCGCCCAGTGCTCCTTGAGCAGCCGGTGCACGATGAGGTCCGGGTAGCGTCGAATCGGCGAGGTGAAGTGCAGGTAGTGCTCGGCCGCGAGCCCGTAGTGGCCGATGTTCTCGGCCTCGTACGTGGCCTGCATCATTGCGCGCAGGAGCAGCGAGTTGAACGCGCGCTGCTGCGGCTTGCCCGCGATCTGTTGAAGCATCGCGTTCAGTGTCTTCGGCGTGAGCGCGTCGCTCGGTGCGGTGATGCCGTGCGTGGCCGCGAACTCCGTGAACGCGAGCAGCTTCGCCTCGTCCGGCGCGCCGTGGACGCGGAACAACGTCGGCAAACCGCGCGCCTCGAAGTAGCGCGCGACCGCTTCGTTGGCCGCGAGCATGAACTCCTCGACCAGCCGGTGCGCGTCGTTGCGCTCGCGCTTCTCCACGCTCTTCACGCGCGACTGTTCGTCGAGCACCGCCTTGGCCTCGGCGATGTCGAAGTCGATCGAGCCGCGATCCATGCGCTGCTTGTTGAGCTTCTGCGCCAGCTCCCACGCGAGCGTGAGCTCCGGCCGCAGGAACTCGCGGTGGGCCACGTTCTCGCCCTTCAGCAGCGCCGCCACTTCCGTGTACGTGCAGCGCGCGCGGGAGCGCATCACGCCCGGGTAGAGCTCGGCCTCGACCGGCAGGCCGCTCTCGTCGAGGATCATGTCTGCGACCATGCAGAGCCGATCCACGTCGGGCTTGAGCGAGCACATCTCGTTCGACAGCGCCTCGGGCAACATCGGTAGCACGGTGTTCGGGAAGTACACGCTCGTGCCGCGCCGGAGCGCCTCGTCGTCGAGCGAGGAATCCTCGAGCACGTAGTGGCTCACGTCGGCGATGGCGACCACCAGCCGGTAGCCGCGCGGCGCCTTCTCCACGTACACCGCGTCGTCGAAGTCGCGCGCGTCCTCGCCGTCGATGGTGACGAGCTTGATGTCGCGCACGTCGCGCCGGCCGGGGATGTCGCTCTCTTGCACCGGAATCGCCACGCGATGCGCCTCGTCGACCACCGCGCGTGGGAACTCGTCATCGAAGCCTTGCGCGTACGCGGCGCGCAGCACCTCGAGCTTGGGATCGCCGCGCTCGCCAGCCTTCTCCAGCACCTCACCCTGCGGCGGAACGAACCCGGGCGC from Deltaproteobacteria bacterium includes these protein-coding regions:
- the rnr gene encoding ribonuclease R, whose amino-acid sequence is MSIDSKQILDVLEAADHALGVKEVMGRLGVNPGAMTEMKRALRDLVREGAILKDGKRYRPATDKGRELPVPKRHGARHGVRELGASTKPVLIYPQDAEGKRKQRGGGPKTVVGLLRKHRDGFGFVERYDGEGDDVFVPAVEATHAFDGDLIRVEVVPGTGGRTQGRIVETVERRRIHALGTYVERGKQSMVMPMDPSLGEFIAVPHAHGFHDGDIVKVRLTQSGAPGFVPPQGEVLEKAGERGDPKLEVLRAAYAQGFDDEFPRAVVDEAHRVAIPVQESDIPGRRDVRDIKLVTIDGEDARDFDDAVYVEKAPRGYRLVVAIADVSHYVLEDSSLDDEALRRGTSVYFPNTVLPMLPEALSNEMCSLKPDVDRLCMVADMILDESGLPVEAELYPGVMRSRARCTYTEVAALLKGENVAHREFLRPELTLAWELAQKLNKQRMDRGSIDFDIAEAKAVLDEQSRVKSVEKRERNDAHRLVEEFMLAANEAVARYFEARGLPTLFRVHGAPDEAKLLAFTEFAATHGITAPSDALTPKTLNAMLQQIAGKPQQRAFNSLLLRAMMQATYEAENIGHYGLAAEHYLHFTSPIRRYPDLIVHRLLKEHWAHGKVKHLEAHTAKLSAIARRCSERERAAMKAEREVDAYFGCLFLKDRIGQRYPGIIASVAEFGLFVELEGLFVEGLLKSEDLGGEGELDLATQTLSFPNGRAFTVGDRVEVQIRSVNLERRQTDLSLVEKGALVRDGKRPATLWEAVERLKGGSSRPGPSFGAPRGKSFGRSDRNERSERGPGSRDGGRPGSRDSGGRHGSRDGGRSGPRDGGGRHGGGRGGGKRR
- a CDS encoding isoaspartyl peptidase/L-asparaginase, coding for MGKPLVLVHGGAGLYSDDRVEPARLGCERAAKAGADVLRGGGSAVDAVCEAVRVLEDDPEFNAGTGSCLTETGDVEMDACVMDGRDLKAGALGAIQGIRNPILAARLVMERSRHVFLVGDGARHFVLANGVAPYPTASLITPRALEKWKAGTVEGKHGTVGAVAVDAQGHVAAATSTGGILRKLPGRIGDSPIVGAGTFADDARAAASATGTGEPILRLGLTRTAADLSQRMSAQEAVDEALVELRERTGGEAGLILVNARGELGISRTTKRMSWAHLDIDGRGDARCE